The stretch of DNA TGAATGTTACAAATACAAGTGAAGGAGTCAATTGGCTCCTTTAGGACATTTTACAACATATTGGTGTCAGCGGGCAATTATTGGCTGTGCTGCCTCCGACCGTCATATGGAGAGACAGATCCCTGACCCAGGTTTTTTGtctaatgtcattttaaatatgtataatgCATGACCCACTGCCCACCTCTTCAGGCAAAAATTTTCATGATGTTGCACTTTATTGTATTGCTTTCTATATATGTTTATTCAtggtaaacaaaagaaaacttttgaACATTTCATGGTATTCCTGAAGCTGTCACAGTTTTAACATAGTGGCCTTTAGAAACAAAGCACGCcttgtgtgagtatgtgtgtttctATGGCGGTATTTGTTCCACTGTATGGGAACAGACTTATCAGTTCAGCTGGAGGTACACCGAGTTGGCCATGCCTTCTGTCTGACAGCATGCAGGGGAACGGAGAAGGGGGTTGCCATAGAAACAACAATTTTATCACAACACTGATGAGACCTGTGACAAAAGTACCTCTCAACTTCACATTTTCCACTACaagctgtactgtgtgtgtgtgtgtgtgtgtgtgccttcgaaaatcaaaacactgagtgaCATGCCTGACTGCACATGTGGCCTGCCTCGACCAATCCCCTTTCAAAACTACATccaatttacaaataaattagGTACAACACCACCTTGACCCATATAATTTCCACACGAGCCCTGCAAGACCCAGCGTCCCCTGCCTTTGTCCTCACCTCATGTAGCAGCTTTTCCAgcttctcctgcagctcagcaAAGTAGCGTGAGGTAACCAGGCCTTTATGGGACTTATCCAGGCAGTCTCTGACCAGTTCGACCAACTGGTGCTGGATGAAGCCCAGCACCCCGTCAGCCAGTGGGAGAGAGCTGTCTGGAGAGTAGTGGGTGACAATCTCCAACAAGCGCTCCTCCATCTGAGCTGTGGCCTGCAgggagcacacaaacacactactTACTCTCGACCAAAATTCTGTTATATTTCCGTGAGTGCATCCATGTAGTCTTCAACACTTACTAGTGAGTCAACATATGAGATTAACCTACTAAGgtgtgtcattttcaaaagTCAAGGTCAGTGTCAATTCTGTACTCAGTAATGGACTGCAAGAGTAAATAATACATTCAACTTTTTATGTGgattaaaaatcaaacattggGACAACACATGTGGAGTGTTTGCAGCCCCTAGATGGCTTTAGTGGAAAATGTGTTACCACAAGTAAACAAACCTGTTATTTTTCTAATTGAAGGTAGTACTAAAAGTTGAaaccatttaaaacaattaagagATAATTTTGTAGCTGcaataaaagaacaacaaaaataaaacaaacattcaaggTATGAAGGTCAGCATTACAGATGTAATATGACATCGGTCTTGTTTCAAATTTTTTGATAGGTGCATCcttattcaaaaacaaacagacatgaagCATGTACCTTTGGAAAACGTTCTTTGTAAACATGGTTCATCATGACGATCTCATTATCAAAAGAAATTGTGGATCGCCCAGggctgcaaataaaaacaaaccgcttttttagaacatttaaattaatcatCACATGCATTTTGACATGTATACAATTCATCTCTCTGAAAGTACTAATATTGTCATAATTATTTAGAAACAGTTGATTCAGTTTAGCCCAACCAATCAGACACACATCAACTCTCAGCTCATGGTTTAGAGTATGACTGGAGGTCAATAACTTAATTTGATATTAAACAAAAAGCAATACCGTGAGACAACATTAATTCTAGCAACTCGTAAGCTGCTAAAACTGCAATCATAGTTGGGTTGAACTGTTTCTCTTTTTAAGTTTCTGTGCAGACAGCTGAGGTTTTTCTGGTCAACAATCACCTATGTCACCCATTTACTCGAACACCACCATGATCCAGACTAGGGCTGTGATGATTTCTCAACTATTAATCGATGATtgaatgaattgtcaactattttcacAATGGATCTAACAGTTTTAGTTTGACTGGGATTTctaaatatataattaatagAAGTTCTCTAATATTTCAGCCCCTacaatgtgaatattgtctggtttctgtgctccatataacaaagaaatcattaagcCTCAATTTTGCTagcagacaaaacaagacatttaaacatgCAGAGGTCGATTGGATACTCTAAAGTGACTGCAGGTCTCAGTGAGAGAGAATGGTTGTCTTGGCTCCAGCTCcacacaaccctcatgtggaggataaagtggcagacaatgaattaattttgaggtttgggaaagtGCGATCAACATTTTggcacattttctgacattatatgAACCAagcaattaatcaattatcaagaaaatattcaacagttgaatcgattatgaaaatagttgcagccctaattcagACCAAGTGTATTCTTACAGAAAATGATTGCTCAAAGAAGCTTTAAAGAGACCACGGATGCAAACATGCTCAAGTCCTTTTTGTCATGAAAGATGCCTCAGTTACACTGGAAGGCTGCTGCCTCGTGTTGCAGCTCACAGTGGCTCTCTGCATTAAGCCCCCCATCCCCCAAACCAACACCACCACCTCGACTACAGTTCAACAGCTAGATCCCCGAGGCGCTGTTAGCTATCACGcccacacacagcacatcatGGTGCCAGAACACAGAGCACACCAGCATCGCACAAACAGTGCAGAGCAGAGCCAACAGACAAAAGTTGTCGAAACCACACGGCTCTGCAGTCGATTCTCCACTGCCCTGCCAGCTGACAGGCGTGTGCAATCCATGAGATTCAACTGAGACACCCAatgctgtgtttgcatgtgaatTTGCCTCGGTCACGACTCACATCGACATCCAGGCATCCTGACATC from Solea senegalensis isolate Sse05_10M unplaced genomic scaffold, IFAPA_SoseM_1 scf7180000014436, whole genome shotgun sequence encodes:
- the LOC122761217 gene encoding microtubule-associated serine/threonine-protein kinase 3-like, with product MTDEDGRPSTVIRPRSRSLSPGRSTISFDNEIVMMNHVYKERFPKATAQMEERLLEIVTHYSPDSSLPLADGVLGFIQHQLVELVRDCLDKSHKGLVTSRYFAELQEKLEKLLHE